One region of Merismopedia glauca CCAP 1448/3 genomic DNA includes:
- a CDS encoding RNA polymerase sigma factor, with the protein MDDSINLELYRLLQQALEHSAGSQQSDLAAESLSLLVAQSANEVENSFLPEIVNFISPGLRPYITKAITTTQKDIRQNIHKFPSSYSLNLDEVDIRQTSDLALVRLTFIKWIVTILKSDCIDEYRKTKRQARQVKRETSLNTPIGDGTATIEDTVSDPTLVGLETIIKAEIERATKRIGTQIRDIISQDPRDRLKSCYPKNQDSCNCQILLKLYLIDRLTMREIAERLNSSEGTVRNYLTYFPHKQRKSCINLIREIAQELGFGVEDLNY; encoded by the coding sequence ATGGACGACTCGATAAATCTAGAGTTATACAGACTACTGCAACAAGCTTTAGAACATTCAGCAGGAAGCCAACAAAGCGATCTGGCAGCCGAGAGTTTGTCTCTTTTAGTTGCCCAATCTGCTAACGAAGTTGAAAACTCATTTCTGCCTGAAATAGTTAACTTTATTAGTCCTGGATTACGCCCATACATTACTAAAGCTATAACCACTACTCAAAAGGATATTAGGCAAAATATCCACAAGTTTCCTAGTTCCTACTCTTTAAATTTAGATGAGGTAGATATTCGACAAACATCAGATCTAGCTTTAGTTCGTCTAACTTTTATTAAGTGGATCGTGACGATTCTCAAAAGTGATTGCATCGATGAATATAGAAAAACTAAACGTCAAGCCAGACAAGTCAAACGAGAAACTAGTCTCAATACTCCCATTGGGGATGGCACTGCCACAATAGAAGATACTGTTAGCGATCCTACTTTAGTCGGACTGGAGACAATAATAAAAGCAGAAATAGAACGTGCCACTAAACGTATTGGAACCCAAATTAGAGACATCATTTCTCAAGATCCGCGAGATAGACTGAAAAGTTGCTATCCCAAAAATCAAGATAGCTGTAACTGTCAAATCTTACTAAAGTTGTATCTTATAGACAGATTAACAATGAGGGAAATAGCAGAGCGATTAAATTCTTCCGAGGGAACTGTTAGGAACTATTTAACCTATTTTCCTCATAAGCAAAGAAAAAGCTGTATCAATTTAATTCGGGAAATTGCTCAAGAACTAGGATTTGGCGTTGAAGATCTCAACTATTAA
- a CDS encoding DNA-3-methyladenine glycosylase family protein: MDSAPEIEVLKNRDPILAQAIARIGQCQLYQNPPQGDLFFCLSRSIIHQQLSTKVAQTIHHRFLQLYPDPQVPLAEQVGNTPDEVLRAVGISRPKISYLKDLARQAIDSLPPIEELSQMEDEAIIETLTQVKGIGRWSAQMLLIFRLQRPDVFPIDDLGIRTAIKQLYGLETLPDRATTASYGQKWTPYTSIASWYLWQSLKLKSIG, translated from the coding sequence ATGGATAGCGCGCCAGAGATAGAAGTACTCAAAAATAGAGATCCCATTTTGGCACAAGCGATCGCTCGCATCGGTCAATGCCAACTTTACCAGAACCCACCCCAGGGAGATCTATTTTTTTGTCTGTCGCGTTCCATTATCCACCAACAGCTTTCCACTAAAGTCGCTCAGACCATTCATCACAGATTTCTTCAGCTTTACCCAGACCCCCAAGTACCTCTAGCCGAACAGGTGGGAAATACCCCCGATGAAGTCCTCCGGGCTGTAGGAATTTCCCGCCCCAAAATCTCCTACCTCAAAGACTTAGCCCGTCAAGCGATCGACTCCTTACCCCCAATTGAAGAGTTGTCCCAGATGGAAGATGAAGCCATCATTGAGACGCTGACGCAAGTTAAAGGAATTGGACGTTGGAGCGCGCAAATGTTGCTGATTTTCCGCCTCCAACGCCCAGATGTCTTTCCTATCGATGACTTGGGCATTCGGACGGCAATCAAGCAGCTTTACGGTCTAGAAACACTTCCAGATAGAGCCACTACAGCTAGTTACGGGCAAAAGTGGACACCATATACCAGCATCGCTTCTTGGTATTTGTGGCAAAGCTTGAAGCTAAAATCTATCGGATAG
- a CDS encoding DUF1822 family protein, with translation MNSTQEHHLTIPLNPAAHQIALKFAGEQDNPAKGKQVYLNTLAVLAVRDFLSEISFETDLDSGDSWNPAVRCFHDVADLVIPELGKVECRPILANETTLTLPQEVRENRIAYIVVRFSEQLQEVQLLGFVPATHLERALTILEIDEVEGSPSLLQPIEELIDYLFSLELGHDFLNSDDPVAIAVREKERLRSRTQIIAELKQLLKDVEPFEQRAKAAEILRSERDLDLALTSRVSKGDPNETLVNEEDLDLEDLAEELLDKLAEIWGESRD, from the coding sequence ATGAATAGCACTCAAGAGCATCACCTAACCATACCTCTCAATCCAGCAGCCCATCAAATAGCTCTGAAGTTTGCTGGGGAACAGGATAATCCAGCCAAAGGCAAACAAGTTTATTTAAATACCTTAGCCGTTTTAGCTGTCAGGGATTTTTTAAGCGAAATATCTTTTGAAACAGATTTGGACTCAGGAGATAGTTGGAATCCAGCCGTGCGATGTTTTCATGACGTAGCAGATCTAGTCATTCCCGAATTAGGTAAAGTTGAATGTCGTCCTATTTTAGCTAACGAAACAACTCTCACTTTACCCCAAGAAGTTAGAGAAAATCGAATTGCTTATATTGTGGTGCGATTTAGCGAACAACTTCAGGAAGTTCAATTATTAGGTTTTGTTCCAGCTACACATTTAGAACGCGCCCTAACAATCCTAGAGATTGACGAAGTGGAAGGAAGTCCTAGTTTACTGCAACCGATAGAAGAGTTGATAGATTATCTTTTTAGTTTAGAATTGGGCCATGACTTTTTAAACAGTGACGATCCGGTAGCGATCGCGGTTAGAGAAAAAGAAAGATTGCGATCGAGGACGCAAATAATTGCTGAATTGAAACAACTTTTGAAGGATGTAGAACCATTCGAGCAAAGAGCTAAAGCTGCCGAAATACTGAGATCGGAGCGGGATTTAGATCTAGCTTTAACTTCCAGAGTTTCCAAAGGCGATCCTAATGAAACTCTAGTAAATGAAGAAGATTTAGATTTAGAAGATCTAGCTGAAGAATTACTCGATAAATTAGCCGAAATTTGGGGTGAAAGTCGAGATTAA